A genomic region of Gemmata massiliana contains the following coding sequences:
- a CDS encoding GNAT family N-acetyltransferase: MPEFTIRLATLADAEAIRAIYNYYVTHSTCTYQIELETAEERAAWMRERSEKYPATVAEADGQIIAWAALSPWKSRCGYAWAAEASVYVHHEHHRRGLGRTLLLDLIERAKQAGLHTIIGGTSSDQQASLALQYAVGFELIGTFREVGRKFDHWLDVTYTQLTLPVSLR; the protein is encoded by the coding sequence ATGCCCGAGTTCACGATCCGACTGGCGACCCTGGCCGACGCGGAAGCGATCCGCGCTATTTACAACTACTACGTCACGCACTCCACCTGCACGTACCAGATCGAACTTGAAACGGCCGAGGAACGGGCCGCGTGGATGCGCGAGCGGTCCGAAAAGTACCCGGCCACGGTCGCCGAGGCGGACGGCCAGATAATCGCCTGGGCCGCGCTGTCGCCGTGGAAGTCGCGGTGCGGGTACGCCTGGGCCGCGGAAGCGTCGGTGTACGTCCACCACGAGCACCACCGGCGCGGGCTGGGTCGCACGCTGCTGCTCGATCTCATCGAGCGCGCGAAGCAGGCGGGGCTGCACACCATCATCGGCGGAACAAGCAGCGACCAGCAAGCGAGCCTCGCGCTCCAGTACGCGGTCGGCTTCGAGCTGATCGGCACCTTCCGCGAAGTGGGCCGCAAATTCGACCACTGGCTCGATGTGACCTACACGCAACTGACGCTGCCCGTTTCCCTGCGCTGA